In the genome of Colius striatus isolate bColStr4 unplaced genomic scaffold, bColStr4.1.hap1 scaffold_44, whole genome shotgun sequence, the window GATCGCCTGAGCGGCGGCGGAAGGACCCGAGAGGTGACGGAAACACCCGAGAGGTGACGGAAACACCCGAGAGGTGACGGAAACACCCGAGGGGGGGACGGAAACACCCGAGGGGGGGACGGAAGGAGCCGAAGCGCCGCCGGGTTCGGTTCGGGCGGTCCCTCCGTTACCGGGGAAGGGGCGGATCAAGGGCTCCCGGGTGCTCCCCCGACGCTGCCGCGGGACAGGGTTCGGCTCCGGCCCCGTTCGCCTTCGGCCGAGCCGGAACTGGCGGCCGAAGCGGTTCGGGACCGGGACAAGCGAGTCATGGTGGACGCGGCCACTGCCGGGAGGGGAGACACCGCGCTTTAACCCCGCCCACCGCCCCCGCCTCGGCCAATCGGCGCGCGTCTGTCCGCGCCTCAGCCAATCAGATGGCGAGGCGCGGCGGAGCTTGGCCCCGCCCAGCCGCTGCACCGTTCCATTCaacccggggggggggggggggggtgcgacTTAATTAATCGCTAATTAAAGGGTTAATTAAGGCGCGGGGGAAGGTCGCTAGGCTCCGAACACTCCCCCCCACCGTTAATTAGCTCCGCGGTGATTCTGGTGAATGAAGTGCCCCCCCCCTTAATTAGTCCCAGTGAGGCTCCGAGGGTTAATGGATTAATTAAGAGCTTTATTAAGCCGCGAGGTGGTTAATTAAGCGCCCTCCTAATTAATTAGAACCACCCCCAACACAATTAACCACAAGTCCTCCCCATTAACACACCGCTGGCGTGTTAATTCCCCTTTAATCACTAATTAACATATTAATTAGCCCCTGAAACAACTAATTAAGCTCCTCTCCTAATTAATTAGACCCTTATTAATTAGCCAAGCCCCTCACTTAGTTAATTAGACCCCCCCATCATTAGTGACGTTAATTAGCACACCACAGCGGCCTTACTCATTAACTAAGGCTTTAATTAACCCCTGAAGCTACTAATTAAGCTCCTTCCCTAATTAACCAGACCCTTATTAATTAGCCAAGTGTTTCTATTAATTAATTACTCCCCAACCAATGTCATTAACGATGTTAATTAGCAACCCAAAGCAGCCCTAAGTCCACTTAACACCTAATGAACCATTTAGTTAGCACCAGGAGCAATTAGTTAAGCTCCTACCCAATTAATTAGACCCTTATTAATTAGCTGAGCCTGTCTCTTAATTAATTAGACCCCTACCCCCATCATTAACGATGTTAATTATCAACCCAAAGCAGCCCTAAATCCATTTAACACCTAATGAACCACTTAGGAGCAATTAATTAAGCTCCTACCTAATTAATTAGACCCTTATTGATTAGCTGAGCCTGCCTCTTCATTAATTAGACCCCCACCCCCATCATTAACGATGTTAATTAGCACCCTACAGTGCATTAATGAGGTTAATTACCCCCCCCAAAGTGGTTCTAAGGCTATCTAATCTACATTAACCCTGCAATTAACCCCAAACCAACTAATTAAGCTCCTCCCTAATTGCCCACACCCCCTCCTTAACGAGCCCTTCGTTAATCGCAGTAATTAAGGCCGCTAATTAGCTCATTAGCCAGTCACTGTAGCCCATCCCCTGCACAAAGTACTTGAAGGCCTTGGTCAGCTTGGCTGGCTGcaaggggggggagggggggggggtgtggcCACGTGACATGACAGAGGGGCGTGGCTTGGGTGTGGCCACTCCCCTTCTCTGTCAGGCCACGCCCACACCGTAAGCCACCCCCCCACATTCCCCCCCCCTTTACCTGGGTGAGTTGGGGTTGGCTGCCCCCGTCTGCCATCTGGGGGGGGCaaagggggcactgggagttactgggagggactgggaagaggggattgggggtgactgggaggagctgggagggggtttgggggttactgggaaggactgggaggagctgggagtgggtttgaggttactgggaaggactgggaggagctgggagggggtttgggataTACTGGGACGGGCTGGGAGAGACTGGGAGAGGGTTCGGggtcactgggagggactgggaggaggtgggagaggttttgggggtcactgggaggagctgggaggggagctgggggtgactgggagctagtgggagttactgggagtcactgggagacactggggggggttgggggtaactgggagtcactgggactcactgagagatactgggagggggtttgggggtcactgggagttactgggagtcactgtgAATGGATTTTGGgtaactgggagtcactgggatgggtttgggggtcactgggaggcaCTAGGAGTGCCTGGGGTCAGAGGTCAAAGGTCACCTTGAGGAAGGAAGTTTGGGTCGGGTCGAGCTTGACAATACACTCCACGGGGGGGGAGGGGCAAAGGGGAGAAGGCGGGGCTTAACGGGGTAATGGAGGGGTCACAGCGCGTGGCCacgccccccaccccccaaccccACCCATAACTCACCACGGCGTCCTCGTCGGGGAAGTTCTCACCGACCACCAAAAGCACGGGGCAGCTGGAGGGGTCAGGGGGTCACCACGGGGTCATGGGGTAACCAGGAGGTCACGGGGTCAGGGCGGGGTCACAGGGAGGTCACAGGGTCAGCGGGAGGTCGTTGGGTCACGTAAGGCCATGGGGCAAGGAGGggtgaaagggggaaaaggaggtCATGAGGGCTCACAGAggggtcatggaggggtcacCAGGAGGTCACGGGGTCATGGCAGGGTCATGGGATCAAGGGGAGGTCGTGGGGTCATGCAGGGTCATGGGGCAATGGGGGGTTATGAGGGCGTCACACAATAAGGAGGGGTCAAAGAGGGATCATGTGCGGTCATTGAAGGGTCATGGGGTAACGGTGGGGTCACGGAGGGGTCACAGGATCAGGGAGAGGTCATGGGGTCACATAGGGTAATAGCGCAAAGAGGGGTCACAGGGGCAAGGGGAGGTCATAGGGGATGTGTGGGGTCACAGGAGGCATGGGGGGGTCATGAGGGGTCACAGAAAGGTCATggggtcatggaggggtcaTGGGATCACAGGGGGAAAAGGAGGGTCATGGAAGGGTCTTCGGGGTCACTAAGGGATCCTGGATGAGTCATGGGGGTCACAGAGAGTAAGGGGGGTCATGAAGGCTCATGGGTCATGGAGGGGTAAGGGGGAGCCTGGGGTCACCGGGGGTCACAAGGGGGTCACGGGACGACTCAGAGGTCAGGGGTGactcactgcaggctgctggctCCGCTGCGCTGCAGCCTCAGATCCCCACGGCTGGGAAGGGGTTAAATATACCTGGcctctccacagctcccatACGCTGTGGTATAATTTAAGAGGGGGCATGTGttatttgaaagggagctgagcaatccaagtgagtgggtatgaagatagctgccacaggaaagcagctgccaatgtgacactgtgctggctgatagactgcgtggggacctacttactactgtagctggggtctgccttcctgctttcctgtagctcccatacgcagtggtataacttaacagacacatgtattttttcaatgggagctaaggagaaaaatgtggtatttaagatacctctcacaggaaagcagctgtaaatatgacaccgtgctggctgatagactgcatggggacctacttactactgtagctggggtctgccttcctgctttcttgtagctcccatactcagtgacataacttaacatacacatgtattttttcaatgggagatgaggagaaaaatgtggtatggaagatagctcccacaggaaagcagctgcaaatgtgacaccgtgctggctgatagactgcatggggacctacttactactgtagctggggtctgccttcctgctttcttgtagctcccatactcagtggtataacttaacagtcacatgtattttttcaatgggagctgaggagaaaaagtgtggtattgaagatagctcccacaggaaagcagctgcaaatgtgacacggtgctggctgacagactgcatggggacctacttactactgtagctggggtctgccttcctgctttcttgtagctcccatactcagtggtataacttaacagacacatgtatttcttctatgggagtttaggagaaaaagtgtggtattgaagatagctcccacaggaaagcagctgcaaatgtgacactgtactggctgatagactgcatggggacctacttactattgtagttgggtctgccttccccctcctcttctccgccgtcaccgtgacaacggtttcattgttaCGCAGGCCGACCGcacccaaaccctgcaaacccaggcctactgtgagccttgggtctgttgcccctctccgtcgtcaccccaacaacaggttcattgtgatgcaggccgccccagcccaaaccttgcaaacgcaggcctgctgcgggccctgggtccgttgcccctctccgccgtcacctcaacaacgacttccttgtgacgcatgCCACCCCTGCTGAAACCCCGCAAACCCAAGACCGCTGCGAGCCCtgctttttttgcccctcttcGCCGTCACTCTGAGAACGGCTTTATTGTGACGCAGGCCTCCCCCGCATAAactccgcaaacccaggcctgctacgggtccggggtccgttgcccctctccgccgtcaccccaacagcggcttccttgtaacgcaggccgcccccgcccaaaccttgaaaacccaggcctgctgcgggcccgaggttttttgcccctctccgaagtcaccccgacaacgggttccttgtgacgtaggccgcctccgaccaaaccccgcaaacccaggccaacTGAaagccctgggtccattgcccgTCTCTGCCGTTACCcagacaatggcttccttgtgacgcaggcaccccccaccaaaattccgcaaacccaggcctgctgtgaacctggggaccgttgcccctctcagccgtcaccccgacaacaggttcattgtgacgcaggccgcccgcacccaaatttcgcaaacccaggcctgcttcaggcccggggaccgttgcccctctccgccgtcaccccaataACGGCTTCgttgtgacgcagaccgcccctAACCAAACATTGCAAATCCAGGGCTGCTGCGGGACCTGGTTCTgtggcccctctctgccgtcaccccgacaacaacttccttgtgacgcaggccgcccccgcccaaattccgcaaacccaggcttgcTACGGGGCCcaggtccgttgcccctctcctccgtcaccccgataacaggttcattgtgacgcaggccgcccgcGCCCAATcgttgcaaacccaggcctgctgcagaccctgggtcccttgccccctccgccgtcaccccgacagcgggttcattgtgacaaaGGCCGTTCCCGctcaaaacttgcaaacccaagcctactgcgggcccggggtctttttcccctctccgtcgtcaccccaacaacggcttccttgtgacacaggccgccgcTGACCTAACCTTAAAAACCCAGGCCTTATAcaggcccggtgttttttgcccctctccaccgtcaccccgacaacgacttccctgtgacgcaggccacccccacccacattccgcaaacccaggcccgctgcgagcctggggaccattgcccctatccgccgtcaccccgacaacaggttcattgtgacgcaggctgccccgcccaaaccttgtaaacccaggtctgctgcgggccctgggtccgttgcccctctccgctgtcaccccgacaacggtttcattgtgacataggctgcccccgcccaaaccttgcaaacctacACCTGCTGCGAGCCTTGGGTCCATTGCCCGTCTCCGCCGTCTctccgacaatggcttccttgtgacgcaggccgcccccagcccaaatttcgcaaacccaggcctgctatgggcccagGATCCGTtgccctctccgccgtcaccccaacagcggcttccttgtgacgcaggccgcccctggcaaaattccgcaaacccaggccctctacaggcctggggacctttacccctctccaccctaaccccaacaacaggttcattgtgacgcaggccgcccccacccaaattccccaaacccaggcccgctacaggcccggggtcaattgcacctctccTCCGTATCCCGACAACTGAttaattgtgacgcaggccgcccctgcccaaatcttgcaaacccaggcctgctgcgggccctgggtctgttgcccctctcctctgtcaccccgacaacgacttccctgtgacgcaagccgcccccgcccaaattccgcaaacccggGCCTACTGGGATcctggggaccgttgtccctctccgccgtcaccccgacaacggcttccttgtgacgcaggccacccccacccaaattccgcaaacccaggcctgctatgggcccgggatttgttcccctctcctccgtcaccccgacaacgggttcattgtaacacaggccacccccgccataaccttgcaaacccaggcctgctgcgggcccagtgttttttgcccctttccgccgtcaccccgacagctgcttccttgtgacgcaggccgcccccgcccaaattccgcaaacccaggcccgctgcgagcctggggaccgttgcccctctctgccgtcaccccgacaacagcttccttgtgacgcatgccacccccgcccaaacccaGCAGACCCAGGCCTGTTGCGGGCCCGGgcttttttgcccctctccgacGTCaacccaacaacggcttccttatTGCGCAGGCCGCCCCgacccaaaccttgcaagcccaggcctgctgcgggccctgggttcGTTGCCCCtgtccgccgtcaccctgaaaacggccTCCTTgtaacacaggctgcccccggccaaattccgcaaacccagggcTGCTATGGGcctggggtccgttgcacctctccgccgtaaccccgacaacgggttcattgtgacacaggctgcccagcccaaaacttgcaaacccagacctgctgcgggccctgggtctgttgcccctctcagccgtcactCCAACAAccgcttccttgtgacgcaggacacccccgccaaaattccactaacccaggcctgctacgggccccgGGTCTGTTGCCCCTTTCCTCCGTCACCCctacaacgggttcattgtgacacaggacgcccccacccaaaccttgcaaacccaggcctgctacgggcccggggttttttgcccctctccgccgtcaccccaacaacgacttctctgtgacgcaggccacccccacccacATTCCgtaaacccaggcccgctgcgagcctgggaagcgttgcccctctccgccgtcaccccgacaacaggttcattgtgacgctgGCCGCCCCCgtgaaaaccttgcaaacccaggcctgctgcgggcctggtgttttttgcccctctccgccgtcaccccgacaacgggttcattgtgacacaggccgcccccgtgaaaaccttgcaaaaccaggattgctgcgggccctgggtctgttgcccctctccgctgtcaccccgacaacgacttccttgtgacgcaggcagcccccgccctcattccgcaaacccaggcccgatACAGGCCTGGGGATCGTTACCCCTCTCCTCcttcaccccaacaacgggttcattgtaacgcagcCCGCCTctgcccaaattctgcaaaccaaggcctgctgtgggccccgggtccgttgtccctctccgccgtcaccccgactacggcttccttgtgacgcaggtcgcccctgccaaaaccttgcaaacccaggactgctgtgGGCCCTAGGTCTGTTGCCTCTAcaccgtcaccccaacaacgacttccctgtgacgcaggccgccccaacccaaattccgcaaacccaggcctgctgcgagacttgggaccgttgcccctctccgccgtcaccccgaaaacgatTTACTGGTAACGcacgccgcccctgcccaaaccccgCAAAACCAGGCCCGCTCCGGCCCCGGaatttttgcccctctccgctgtcactcCGACaacttcattgtgacgcaggccgcccccgcccaaattccgcaaacccaggcctgctaagggcccggggtctgttgccgctctcctccgtcaccctgacaatggcttccttgtgacgcaggaagccccagcccaaaccttgcaaacccacgcctgctgcggaccttgggtccattgcccctctctgccatcaccacgacaacggcttccttatGAGGTAGACCCCTCCCGCCCAAACCTTATAAATCCAGGcgtgctgcgggcccggggttttttgcccctctctgcggtcaccccaaaaacgggttcattgtgatgcatgcagcccccgcccaaaccttacaaacccacgcctgctgcgggccttgggtccgttgcccctctccaccgtcacctggacaacggcttccttgtgacgcaggctgcccccgcccaaattccgcaaacccaggcccactcCGGCCccgggttttttgcccctctccgctgtcactccgacaacagcttcattgtgacgcaggccgcccccgcccaaattccgcaaacccaggactgctacctgcccagggtccgttgctcctctctgctatcaccccgacaacaggttcattgtgacgcgggccgcccccgcccaaattctgcaaacccaggcctcctgcgagACTGGGGACCGctgtccctctctgccatcacccgaaaacggcttccttgtcacgcaggccgcccccacccaaaccttgcaaacccaggcctcctacgggccctgggtccattgcccctctccgctgtcaccccgataacaggttcattgtgacgcaggccgcccccgcccaaaccttgcaaacccaggcctcctacgggccctgggtccgttgcccctctccgctgtcaccccgacaacagcttccttgtgatgcaggcagCCCCCGCGCAAACCTCGCAAACACAGGCCCGCTACGGGCCTGGagttttttgtccctctccgccgtcactccgacaatggCTTTATTGTGACGccgaccgcccccgcccaaattccgcaaaccctggcctgctgcgggcccggggaccgttgtccctctccatTGTCaacccgacaacaggttcattgtgacgcaggctgcccgcggccaaaccttgcaaacccaggcctgctttgggcctggggtttttttaccctctccgtcgtcac includes:
- the LOC133629412 gene encoding protein NDRG2-like — translated: MKPLSRRGDLRLQRSGASSLHCPVLLVVGENFPDEDAVVECIVKLDPTQTSFLKMADGGSQPQLTQPAKLTKAFKYFVQGMGYMAASTMTRLSRSRTASAASSGSAEGERGRSRTLSRGSVGGAPGSP